From Acidobacteriota bacterium:
GGGGCCGGCGGCCCCGCCCGCCCGGAAAGAAAAAAGCCCCGCCGGGGCGGGGCTGGGTCGGGGGATGCCCGAGAGGGCTAGAACGGGATCTCCTCGCCGGACGGTTCCGGCACGGGCGCCTCCACCGGCTGCCGGGGCTCGAGCATCTTCAGGTCGTGGATCACGATGCCGGTGGAGTGGCGGCGGTTGCCCTCGGCGTCCTCCCACTGGCGGGTCTGCAGGCGTCCCTCCACGTAGACGAGGCGCCCTTTCCGCAGGTGGGCGGCGCAGATCTCCGCCAGGCTCCCCCAGGCCGTCACGCTGTGCCACTCGGTGCGGCTCTGCTTCCGGCCGTCCTTGTCGGTCCACCGGGTGTCGGTGGCCAGGGAGAAGCGGGTGAGGGTGTTCCCGCCCGGGGTGGCGAGGGTTTCGGGGTCCTTCCCGAGCCGGCCGATGAGTTGGGTCTTGTTCAACATGGGTTGATCTCCTTCCCGCGTGGTGTGGATGCGCGGCCCCCGATTTATTCAGAACAGGGAAGGTTCGGCCGGGGGCGCGAAGGTGAAGGTCCGCCCGG
This genomic window contains:
- a CDS encoding single-stranded DNA-binding protein — protein: MLNKTQLIGRLGKDPETLATPGGNTLTRFSLATDTRWTDKDGRKQSRTEWHSVTAWGSLAEICAAHLRKGRLVYVEGRLQTRQWEDAEGNRRHSTGIVIHDLKMLEPRQPVEAPVPEPSGEEIPF